One window of Acidobacteriaceae bacterium genomic DNA carries:
- a CDS encoding TadE family protein: protein MIRASANIKPSEHGAAVIELLASVIVLVTLVFGCVAISMAFYTNEVLNEYARDASRYAIVHGNGCEEAAHSDASCSISTGSTANAALKTYLNHEIFPGINGNHLSISTTYAHGPGATSCNAANCNGEGDQVTVTVSYPYLYSVPFIPQQSFTMNAHSTMVISQ, encoded by the coding sequence GTGATAAGGGCGTCTGCCAATATCAAGCCCTCCGAGCACGGCGCCGCCGTAATCGAACTGCTCGCCTCCGTCATCGTCCTCGTCACGCTCGTCTTTGGGTGCGTCGCCATCAGCATGGCCTTCTATACCAACGAGGTCCTGAACGAATACGCCCGCGATGCCTCCCGCTACGCCATCGTCCATGGCAACGGATGCGAAGAGGCCGCACACAGCGACGCCTCCTGCTCCATCAGCACCGGCTCAACCGCCAATGCCGCCCTCAAAACCTATCTCAATCACGAAATCTTTCCCGGCATCAACGGCAACCATCTGTCCATCTCCACTACCTACGCCCACGGCCCGGGCGCCACCTCCTGCAACGCCGCCAACTGCAATGGCGAAGGTGACCAGGTGACCGTAACAGTCTCCTACCCTTACCTCTATTCCGTGCCCTTCATCCCGCAGCAATCCTTCACCATGAACGCCCACTCCACCATGGTCATCTCCCAATAA
- a CDS encoding TadE/TadG family type IV pilus assembly protein has translation MARTSPTRLHHDHAQRRFPSDTRVSCVPRDSGQASLELALSLPLFALLILGGAEIANIGWAAIQLNNAAHAGAQFASLSRTNAVDITDIEAAARSEAPALTITFPTAPTQTCSCVTPSGTPTTYPCSSIIDSCASPDIIVDSVQVTTQAVVSPLIHYTGLPASYTLHGKATMEVIQ, from the coding sequence GTGGCGCGCACATCCCCAACTCGGCTACACCATGACCATGCCCAGCGGCGGTTTCCATCTGACACGCGCGTTTCTTGCGTTCCCCGCGACTCAGGCCAGGCGAGTCTCGAGTTGGCGCTGTCACTCCCCCTGTTTGCCCTGCTTATTCTCGGCGGAGCTGAAATCGCGAACATCGGATGGGCCGCTATACAACTCAACAACGCAGCCCACGCCGGCGCTCAGTTCGCCTCACTCTCTCGCACCAACGCCGTCGACATCACAGACATCGAAGCCGCCGCCCGAAGTGAGGCGCCCGCCCTTACCATCACCTTTCCTACCGCCCCAACTCAAACCTGCTCCTGCGTGACCCCATCCGGCACCCCGACAACATACCCCTGCAGCTCGATCATCGACAGCTGCGCATCTCCGGACATCATCGTCGACTCGGTTCAGGTCACCACGCAGGCAGTCGTTTCTCCCCTGATCCACTACACCGGCCTGCCTGCGTCTTACACGCTCCACGGGAAAGCCACGATGGAAGTGATTCAGTGA
- a CDS encoding pilus assembly protein TadG-related protein yields the protein MRLHRDERGQTIILVALSLPFMLGFVGMATDVGALFKDKRTIQTAADAAAIAGALNLRYGSYVTTAKNASTANGYTDGSNGVTVTVKSPPVWASSNYYNKADYVEATVTKVEPTIFLSVFGFPSVTVTARAVATDQGPGDGCMYTLGTTGNDIHIQGSAEITATSCGMLVNSSSSNAITQTGNGPNLYARFRSIGVVGDPSGIGNYSPTPITGIAQVSDPLSYFPNYSCNNNACGCSGTPTIPCTGYPYSSAVICGNASGATLSPGCYKGLNGTYTLSSGTYLINGKIDGNITGSGVTLILISNSIETTGSKAITLTAPLASSDPSGTNPFDGIVIYQVPSDTTATDMKGNSTLNAQGVIYMPTAEFEMEGSTGGTIYADFVVSSIDIQGTPNIYDYQALAGVQSPITSINLVE from the coding sequence ATGCGTCTCCATCGCGACGAACGCGGCCAGACCATCATCCTCGTTGCTCTGTCCCTGCCTTTCATGCTCGGCTTCGTCGGCATGGCCACGGACGTCGGCGCCCTCTTCAAAGACAAGCGCACCATCCAGACCGCCGCCGACGCCGCCGCCATCGCCGGCGCGCTCAACCTGAGATATGGCAGCTACGTTACAACCGCTAAAAACGCAAGCACCGCGAATGGGTACACGGACGGCAGCAACGGCGTTACCGTCACCGTAAAAAGCCCGCCTGTATGGGCGTCCAGCAATTATTACAACAAGGCCGACTACGTGGAAGCTACGGTCACCAAGGTCGAGCCCACCATCTTCCTTTCCGTCTTCGGATTTCCATCCGTCACAGTCACTGCGCGCGCCGTGGCGACCGATCAGGGCCCCGGCGACGGATGCATGTATACGCTGGGTACGACCGGGAACGACATTCACATTCAGGGGTCTGCCGAAATTACCGCAACCAGTTGCGGAATGCTCGTCAATTCCAGCAGCAGCAATGCCATCACTCAGACCGGCAACGGACCGAATTTATACGCCAGATTTAGGTCGATCGGCGTCGTTGGCGATCCATCTGGCATCGGCAATTACAGCCCCACACCGATTACAGGAATCGCTCAGGTCAGCGATCCGCTGTCCTACTTCCCCAACTACTCCTGTAACAACAACGCCTGCGGCTGCAGCGGCACCCCCACCATACCTTGCACAGGGTACCCGTACTCCTCGGCGGTCATATGCGGAAACGCCTCGGGAGCGACGCTGTCCCCCGGATGCTACAAGGGCCTGAACGGCACCTACACGCTGAGCTCAGGAACCTACCTCATCAATGGAAAGATAGACGGCAACATCACCGGATCAGGAGTTACGTTGATCCTGATCTCAAACAGCATCGAAACCACCGGAAGTAAGGCGATCACGCTCACGGCACCGCTCGCCTCTAGCGATCCCAGCGGCACGAATCCCTTCGACGGCATAGTCATCTATCAGGTTCCGTCAGATACCACAGCGACCGATATGAAGGGCAACTCTACGCTCAATGCCCAGGGCGTCATCTATATGCCGACTGCGGAGTTCGAGATGGAAGGTTCGACTGGCGGAACAATTTACGCCGACTTTGTCGTGAGTTCTATCGACATCCAGGGCACACCAAATATCTACGACTACCAGGCTCTCGCGGGGGTTCAGTCTCCCATCACCTCCATCAATCTCGTGGAGTAA
- a CDS encoding DMT family transporter produces MPAHRRHNLLAHILLIGVVLVWGCTFPLVKSALNDISPLLFNLLRMSLAALVLLTINLKELRGLTRSELRLCLTAGLFLALGYQFQTSGLAHTTPSKSAFLTGLVVVLVPILSLLPRVAPPTAPRPNTIVFLGAILAFIGLILLTSTPGTGAAILSGMHLGEWLTLACAAAFAAHLLTLAHAAPQLSARRLGTLQIAFAAIFMLITLPLGGHPTFHLTPTAILALAITALFATAAAFTIQSWAQQFLPPTHTALILTLEPVFAALTSLLFFHERFGPRELLGAALILAGILLAELRSPQPIPPSS; encoded by the coding sequence ATGCCCGCCCACCGCCGCCACAACCTCCTCGCCCACATCCTCCTCATCGGAGTCGTGCTCGTCTGGGGCTGCACCTTCCCGCTCGTCAAATCCGCACTCAACGACATCTCGCCACTCCTCTTCAACCTCCTCCGCATGTCACTCGCGGCCCTCGTCCTTCTCACCATCAACCTCAAAGAACTCCGCGGCCTCACCCGCTCTGAGCTCCGCCTCTGCCTCACCGCCGGCCTCTTTCTCGCGCTCGGCTATCAGTTCCAGACCTCCGGCCTCGCCCACACCACGCCGTCGAAGTCCGCCTTCCTCACCGGCCTCGTCGTGGTCCTCGTCCCCATCCTCAGCCTGCTCCCGCGCGTCGCTCCGCCCACCGCCCCGCGCCCCAACACGATCGTCTTCCTCGGTGCAATCCTCGCCTTCATCGGCCTCATCCTCCTCACCAGCACGCCCGGCACAGGCGCCGCAATCCTCTCCGGCATGCATCTCGGCGAGTGGCTCACCCTCGCCTGCGCCGCCGCCTTCGCCGCGCACCTCCTCACCCTCGCCCATGCCGCGCCTCAGCTCTCCGCGCGCCGCCTCGGCACTCTCCAGATCGCCTTCGCCGCCATCTTCATGTTGATCACCCTCCCGCTCGGCGGTCACCCAACATTCCACCTCACCCCCACCGCCATTCTCGCCCTCGCCATCACCGCCCTCTTCGCCACCGCCGCCGCCTTCACCATCCAGAGCTGGGCCCAGCAGTTCCTTCCGCCCACTCACACCGCCCTCATCCTCACCCTCGAGCCCGTCTTCGCCGCCCTCACCTCGCTCCTCTTCTTCCACGAGCGCTTCGGCCCCCGCGAGCTCCTCGGCGCCGCCCTCATCCTCGCCGGCATCCTCCTCGCCGAGCTCCGCAGCCCGCAACCCATCCCGCCGTCATCCTGA
- a CDS encoding amidohydrolase, with amino-acid sequence MKLYTPAALLSALCIVATAHAQRCPQPAHTIFYNGNILTGAGLHAIDDHTPPQRVQAIGISGAWITAAGSNDTVLACAAPDAIKIDLHGAFAMPGFNDAHTHIADAGLQRLSANLDGVTSLADMTSRIAAYAKTLDDPNQWILGGGWDHTKWPSNTLPTRQDLDAVTGPHPAFLYRVDGHIAIANTAALKAAGIDNTTADPPGGHIDRDAEGNPTGIIREGPATALVQKVIPPPDYETRRHALELSIHDALAHGVTSIQDFSTWDDWLALEGMEHENKLPLRIAEWIDFNLPVGDLQQRRASHDPNDPLLHLTFLKGFMDGSLGSRTAAMNAPYSDDPNNSGIPRYDQDKLNAMATDRAAAGFQLGFHAIGDRANDMALNAFEAAEQAGVPAPALLCQAKEEQYEHSLPPDAIVTRVNPCPQAPYAPRNFRFRIEHAQVVSPDAFQRFHDLGIIASMQPSHLLTDMAWAGQRLGPERSKYAYAWRSFLNHGVPLAFGTDYPVESINPMRGLYSAITRMNEAGTQTFEPQEKLTLSEALYAYTQAPAFAEWRENIKGRLEPGFLADFVVLDRDLTRSTPQQILHARVVRTVVGGVTRYTSETETTAPPQPLATPQPTAPPPPAKPSPYVKQDNPLPDARTGVSHPPDSPE; translated from the coding sequence GTGAAGCTCTACACTCCCGCAGCATTACTCAGCGCACTCTGCATCGTCGCCACCGCCCACGCCCAGCGCTGCCCCCAACCCGCGCACACCATCTTCTACAACGGCAACATCCTAACCGGCGCCGGCCTTCACGCCATCGACGACCACACACCGCCGCAGCGCGTCCAGGCCATCGGCATCAGCGGCGCCTGGATCACCGCCGCCGGCTCCAACGACACCGTGCTCGCCTGCGCCGCGCCCGACGCCATCAAGATCGATCTCCACGGCGCCTTCGCCATGCCCGGCTTCAACGACGCCCACACCCACATCGCCGACGCCGGCCTCCAGCGCCTCTCCGCCAACCTCGACGGCGTCACCTCTCTCGCCGACATGACCTCCCGCATCGCCGCCTACGCCAAAACCCTGGACGACCCAAATCAATGGATCCTTGGCGGCGGCTGGGACCACACCAAGTGGCCCTCAAATACTCTCCCCACACGCCAAGACCTCGACGCCGTCACCGGCCCCCACCCAGCCTTCCTCTATCGCGTCGACGGCCACATCGCCATCGCCAACACCGCCGCCCTCAAAGCCGCCGGCATCGATAACACCACCGCAGATCCGCCCGGCGGCCACATCGACCGCGATGCCGAAGGCAATCCCACCGGCATCATCCGCGAAGGCCCTGCCACTGCGCTCGTGCAAAAGGTCATCCCTCCGCCCGACTACGAAACACGCCGCCACGCCCTCGAGCTCTCCATCCACGACGCGCTCGCACACGGCGTCACCTCTATCCAGGACTTCTCCACCTGGGACGACTGGCTCGCCCTCGAAGGCATGGAGCACGAAAACAAGCTGCCCCTACGCATCGCCGAATGGATCGACTTCAATCTCCCCGTCGGCGACCTTCAGCAGCGTCGCGCCAGCCACGATCCCAACGACCCGCTCCTTCATCTCACCTTTCTCAAGGGCTTCATGGATGGCTCGCTCGGCTCACGCACCGCTGCCATGAACGCGCCCTACAGTGACGATCCCAACAACTCCGGCATCCCGCGTTACGACCAGGACAAACTCAACGCAATGGCCACCGACCGCGCCGCCGCCGGCTTCCAGCTCGGCTTCCACGCCATCGGCGACCGCGCCAATGACATGGCCCTCAACGCCTTCGAAGCCGCCGAGCAGGCCGGCGTTCCCGCCCCCGCTCTCCTCTGCCAGGCGAAGGAAGAACAGTACGAACACAGCCTTCCACCCGACGCCATCGTCACCCGCGTCAACCCATGCCCACAAGCGCCCTACGCTCCGCGCAACTTCCGCTTCCGCATCGAGCACGCGCAGGTCGTCTCACCCGACGCATTCCAGCGCTTCCACGATCTCGGCATCATCGCCTCCATGCAGCCCTCACACCTGCTCACCGACATGGCCTGGGCCGGCCAGCGCCTCGGCCCCGAGCGCAGCAAGTACGCCTACGCCTGGCGCTCGTTCCTCAACCACGGCGTCCCGCTCGCCTTCGGCACCGACTATCCCGTCGAATCCATCAACCCCATGCGCGGCCTCTACTCCGCCATCACGCGCATGAACGAGGCCGGCACGCAAACCTTCGAGCCTCAGGAAAAGCTCACTCTCAGCGAAGCCCTCTACGCCTACACCCAGGCCCCCGCCTTCGCCGAGTGGCGCGAGAACATCAAAGGCCGCCTCGAACCCGGCTTCCTCGCCGACTTTGTCGTCCTCGATCGCGACCTCACCCGCTCCACACCGCAACAAATCCTGCACGCGCGCGTCGTCCGCACTGTCGTCGGCGGCGTCACCCGCTACACCTCCGAAACCGAAACAACCGCGCCACCACAACCCCTCGCGACACCGCAGCCCACCGCACCGCCGCCACCCGCAAAGCCCTCACCCTACGTCAAGCAGGACAATCCCCTCCCCGACGCCCGCACCGGGGTCTCCCACCCACCCGACAGTCCCGAATAA
- a CDS encoding M20/M25/M40 family metallo-hydrolase: protein MTPAPSAAANARVTTLAADRAIHRAFHWLHLYEQQLQRWHSEFLAIPAPPFGEAARAAWFISRFTDLDLTSPHIDREGNALAELLSADVTAPVILLSAHLDTIFPAGTDCTPHLEDGKLLCPGATDNGAGLTALLAIAASLRYANITPAATILFAANVGEEGEGDLRGMRHLFSHSPYAQRIQTAIALEGCGTGTVVDRALGSRRLRVEITGPGGHSWADAGRPSPINALAAAIASLTQLTLPSNPRTTLNCGTIAGGTSINSIPSSATADLDLRSTSTDELESLETLVLATVSKCVKAEARRTRARDALRLQIRRIGDRRAGALPSDSPLAVSLRAVDRHLNIRTESRIGSTDANLPLSLGIPALAIGSGGTGGGIHTLEEWYSPTNRELALRRILLLLLDTCNLHTNTAATIGKAGN, encoded by the coding sequence ATGACCCCCGCGCCCTCCGCCGCCGCCAACGCCCGCGTCACAACCCTCGCCGCAGACCGCGCCATCCACCGCGCCTTCCACTGGCTGCACCTCTACGAGCAGCAACTCCAGCGCTGGCACTCCGAGTTCCTCGCCATCCCCGCACCACCCTTCGGCGAAGCCGCGCGCGCCGCCTGGTTCATCTCCCGCTTCACCGACCTCGACCTCACCAGCCCGCACATCGACCGCGAAGGCAACGCGCTCGCCGAGCTCCTCTCCGCGGACGTCACCGCACCCGTCATCCTGCTCTCTGCGCACCTCGACACCATCTTTCCCGCCGGAACCGACTGCACACCCCATCTGGAAGACGGCAAGCTCCTCTGCCCCGGCGCCACCGACAACGGCGCCGGCCTCACCGCACTTCTCGCGATCGCGGCTTCACTGCGCTACGCCAACATCACTCCCGCCGCAACCATCCTCTTCGCCGCAAACGTCGGTGAAGAAGGCGAAGGCGACCTCCGCGGCATGCGTCATCTCTTCTCACACTCGCCTTACGCACAGCGCATCCAGACCGCCATCGCGCTCGAAGGCTGCGGCACCGGCACTGTCGTCGACCGCGCGCTCGGCTCGCGTCGTCTGCGCGTCGAAATCACCGGTCCCGGCGGCCACTCCTGGGCCGACGCCGGCCGCCCCAGCCCCATCAACGCGCTCGCCGCCGCCATCGCCTCGCTCACGCAGCTCACGCTTCCCTCCAACCCGCGCACCACGCTCAACTGCGGCACCATCGCCGGCGGCACCTCCATCAACTCCATCCCGTCCTCCGCCACCGCCGACCTCGACCTCCGCTCCACCTCCACCGACGAGCTCGAAAGCCTCGAAACCCTCGTGCTCGCCACCGTCTCCAAGTGCGTAAAAGCCGAGGCCCGCCGCACCCGCGCACGCGACGCCTTGCGCCTACAGATCCGCCGCATCGGCGACCGCCGCGCCGGCGCGCTGCCCTCCGACTCCCCTCTCGCCGTCAGCCTCCGCGCCGTCGACCGCCACCTCAACATCCGCACCGAATCCCGCATCGGTTCCACCGACGCAAATCTCCCACTCTCGCTCGGCATTCCAGCTCTCGCCATCGGCTCCGGCGGCACCGGCGGCGGCATCCACACCCTCGAAGAGTGGTACTCGCCCACCAACCGCGAGCTCGCCCTCCGCCGCATCCTCCTCCTGCTCCTTGACACCTGCAATCTCCACACGAACACCGCCGCAACAATCGGCAAAGCCGGCAACTAG
- the truA gene encoding tRNA pseudouridine(38-40) synthase TruA, with the protein MAAASTNWKLTLAYDGSGFHGWQVQPGLTTVQGTLADCLFRLTGETVLPQGSGRTDAGVHALAQAVSFRLAAPLPAANLQRALNRILPAGIRVLSCEQVPHSFHARHSARSKTYEYRIFERRIRSTPGHPAIERICSPFLAPYAWDCRWPLSLDAMREAAAHLIGTHDFTSMAATDADRAQRDPDDDSPTRAIKINPVKTITLAEWSHRPNSAEQDLLTFRIAGNGFLHHMVRNIVGTLVEIGRGSLDPADLTRILQARDRTAAGPTAPARGLYLVEVVYDPIDDTGCPIHDDEAVGVMGGVNDPTTRGVTQ; encoded by the coding sequence ATGGCCGCCGCATCCACCAACTGGAAGCTCACCCTCGCGTACGACGGGTCCGGCTTCCACGGCTGGCAGGTCCAGCCCGGCCTCACAACCGTCCAGGGCACCCTCGCCGACTGCCTCTTCCGTCTCACCGGCGAAACCGTCCTCCCGCAAGGCTCCGGCCGCACCGACGCCGGCGTCCACGCACTCGCCCAGGCCGTCAGCTTCCGCCTCGCAGCACCGCTTCCCGCAGCGAATCTCCAGCGCGCGCTCAATCGCATCCTGCCCGCGGGCATTCGCGTGCTCTCCTGCGAACAGGTCCCGCACAGCTTCCACGCACGCCACAGCGCCCGCAGCAAAACCTACGAGTACCGCATCTTTGAGCGCCGCATCCGCTCCACTCCCGGCCATCCCGCCATCGAACGCATCTGCTCGCCCTTCCTCGCGCCCTACGCCTGGGACTGCCGCTGGCCTCTCTCGCTCGACGCCATGCGCGAAGCCGCCGCACACCTCATCGGCACACACGACTTCACCTCCATGGCCGCCACTGACGCCGACCGTGCCCAACGCGATCCAGACGACGACTCACCGACGCGCGCCATCAAAATCAACCCGGTCAAAACCATCACCCTCGCCGAGTGGTCGCACCGCCCAAACTCTGCAGAGCAAGACCTCCTGACCTTCCGCATCGCCGGCAACGGCTTCCTCCACCACATGGTGCGCAACATCGTCGGCACGCTCGTCGAGATCGGCCGCGGCTCACTCGACCCAGCCGACCTCACCCGCATCCTCCAAGCCCGTGACCGCACCGCCGCCGGTCCCACTGCTCCCGCCCGCGGCCTCTACCTCGTCGAAGTCGTCTACGATCCAATTGACGATACCGGGTGCCCCATTCATGACGACGAAGCAGTCGGCGTCATGGGTGGGGTGAACGACCCCACAACACGCGGAGTCACCCAATGA